A stretch of the bacterium genome encodes the following:
- a CDS encoding nitroreductase family protein, whose protein sequence is MDFYELVRNRESIRNYDPDRPLSEEVMGRILEAGRLAPSAVNYQPWRFLVISSPGMLGKVRPCYSRPWFHDAPHLLVIVGRESEAWVRVADGYNSLETDMTIAMDHMILAAEYEGVATCWVGAYDPFKLREALSLADDETVYSITPLGYPKEGFEKKGNKKRKPLEEIVEFL, encoded by the coding sequence ATGGATTTCTACGAACTTGTCCGTAACCGTGAAAGCATCCGCAATTACGATCCCGACAGGCCCCTCAGTGAAGAGGTAATGGGCCGCATCCTCGAGGCGGGAAGGCTGGCTCCCTCGGCGGTGAACTACCAGCCGTGGCGTTTCCTGGTCATCTCCTCGCCCGGGATGCTGGGCAAGGTAAGGCCCTGTTATTCACGTCCGTGGTTCCATGACGCCCCACACCTCCTGGTTATCGTGGGCAGAGAGAGCGAGGCATGGGTGAGGGTGGCCGACGGCTACAACTCCCTGGAGACGGACATGACCATCGCCATGGACCACATGATCCTGGCCGCCGAGTATGAGGGTGTGGCCACCTGCTGGGTGGGTGCCTACGATCCGTTCAAGCTTCGCGAGGCCCTTTCCCTCGCCGACGACGAGACGGTGTACTCCATCACCCCCCTCGGCTACCCGAAGGAGGGGTTCGAGAAGAAGGGAAACAAGAAGAGGAAACCCCTTGAGGAGATCGTGGAGTTTTTGTAA